In Mesorhizobium sp., the genomic stretch GACGAATGATCATGCTCGACGATCTCGGAGATCGCGACCTCGCCGAACTGCGCATTCGCCTGGCCGATCTGACAGACGCGGGGCGCAGGCTGGATCTCGCCGAGGCATTCGTCGTCGACAGAATGCGACGCTCGATGCGACATGACAGCAGGATGGAGGCAGCCTATGGCATGCTGATCGAGGGCAAGGGCCATCTGCGCGTCGATCGCCTCGCCGATCGGCTCGACATCAGCCGCAAGCACCTCGCAGACCGCTTCCGGACGACCGTCGGTCTTCCGCCGAAGGCAGTGGCCCGTATCGTGCGTTTTCGCCACGCCCAAACGCTCGCCCGCCGTGGCGATGGCTGGGCAGATATCGCAGCAGCTTGCGGCTATGCCGACCAGGCCCACCTCGCGCGCGAATTTCTTGAACTGGCAGGGTCGACCCCGACCGAGTGGAAGAACGCCGCCTGAGGTTACAAATCTTCAAGACGCCCGGCGCCGACGGACGTAGTTCTCCCGTTGCATTCACGGAGGGAGATATCAGATGACCAACGAGGCCCCACGGCTCTATCCGACGTTCCGCTACCACGACGCTCCACGCATGATCGATTGGCTGTGCGAGGCCTTCGGATTCGCGGTCGACGCCAAGTTCATGGACGGTGATAAGGTCGGCCATGCGCAGCTTTCCTTCGGCTCGTCGGCAATCATGCTCGGCTCCGTCCGCGACGACGAATACGGCCGCATGGTCGGCAAGCCGGGAGGCAATGGTGGCAAGGCGGTCTACGTCGCCGTAGACGATTGCGATGCGGCCTACGCGAAGGCCAAAGCCGCGGGGGCTACGATCCTGGATGAACCCAGGGACCGCGACTACGGCAGCCGCGAGTTCATCTGCGCCGACCCCGAGGGCAATGTCTGGTCGTTTGGCACCTACCGGCCGAAGGCGGGCGCAAAGGGCTGACGCCCACAGGGCCGAACTACCTCGCGGTGTCCAGGATCGCATCGATGTCGATGCACCGCTCCAGTTGGGCGGCAATGGCATCGAGCGCGTCGTCGACCTTCTGCCTGTGGTCGAAGTGGCCGCCCTGCACGCCGAGCCTGGCGAGAAAAGCACGGCGGAACGCCGAATTGCCGAACAGGCCGTGCAGATAGGTCCCCATGATCTTGCCGTCAGCCGATATCGCACCGTCACTGCGACCTTCAAGGAGCGTCATCGGCCGGGCACAGTCCGGCCCGAAAGTCCGGCCGAGATGGATCTCGTAGCCGCTCACCCCGGCGTCGAAGGCCGGAGAGTTTCCGGCGACCTCGCGAACCGTCTTCTCAGGCTCCATGATCGTGCTGACCTTGAGAAAGCCGAGACCCTCGGCGTCCTGCCGATCACCTTCCGCGCCGTGTGGATCGCGCACGGTCAAGCCCAGCATCTGGTAGCCGCCACAAAGACCCAGCACATGGCCGCCGCGCGCGACATGCGCGGCCAAATCCCGCTCCCATCCCAGTTCCCGGAAGCTCGCGAGATCGGCGATCGTCGCTTTCGATCCGGGGATAACGACGAGCGCGGCATCCGCCGGCAGCGAACTGCCCGGCGGGACGAAGATGATTTCCACGCCGGGTTCGGCCCGCAGCGGGTCGAGGTCGTCGAAATTGGCGATGCGCGGCAGCATCGGCACGGCCACCTTCACGGCCGTGCCGCTTTCGCCGCCGCGACGGTCGAGGACGACCGCGTCCTCCGACGGCAGCAGGGCGGCCTCGCGCAGCCACGGCACCACCCCGAACGAGCGCCAGCCGGTGAAGCGCGTGATCGCCTCCAGCCCGTCGTCGAAGAGCGACAGGTCACCGCGAAACTTGTTGACCAGGAAGCCGGCAATCATCCGCCGGTCCTCCTCCGGCAGGATCAGATGCGTGCCGGCGATCGCCGCGATCACCCCTCCCCGATCGATGTCGCCGACCAGGACGACCGGAACGTCGGCCCGCGTGGCGAACCCCATATTGGCGATGTCGCGGTCGCGCAGATTTATCTCGGCCGGCGAGCCGGCGCCTTCCACGACGATCAGGTCCGCATCCGCTGCGAGCTTTTCCCAGCTCTGCATCACCGCGCCCATCAGCCGGCCTTTCAAGTCCTGATAGTCGCGCGCGCCGGCCTCGCCCGCGACGCGGCCGTGCACGATCACCTGCGCGCCGACATCCGACTGCGGCTTGAGCAGGACGGGGTTCATGTCGACCGTCGGCGCGACCCCGCTGGCGAGCGCCTGCAGCCATTGCGCCCGGCCGATCTCGCCCGTTCCGCCATCCGGATGGGCGGCGACGGCGGCATTGTTCGACATGTTCTGCGGCTTGAAGGGCAGCACCCTCAGTCCCCGCCGGTGCGCGGCGCGGCACAGGCCTGCCACCAGCACCGTCTTGCCAACATCCGAACCCGTACCCTGCAGCATAACGGCCTTGGCCATCAGCCTGCCCTGCCGAAGACGGAGGCAAGCGCCGCGAGCAGTTCCTGTGCGAATTTTCCCATTCTCTCCCCTTCGTGCACTAATTCGTGCACACCGGTTGCCGCGGCAAGGCTTAGGCGAGCCGGTTGCGTGACCTTTCCATTGGTCTAGACTGTCGCGCCAACAAGACAAGATGCCAGGGAGGCGAGCATGGACGCGACGGTCGACCGGGCTCCGGGCCAATTCGAGCTGAATGCGGACCAGCGCGCGATCCAGGAGATGACTGCGGCCTTCGCCGCGGACCGGGTCGCCCCGAACGCGCTCGAATGGGACAGAAAGCGCTATTTCCCATCCGACGTGGTGCGGGAGACTGGCGCGCTCGGGCTCGGTGGTATCTACATTCGCGACGATGTCGGCGGCTCAGGCCTCGGCCGCATGGACGCTGTGCTGATCTTCGAGGCGCTGGCGCGGGCATGTCCGGCCTTCTCCGCCTTCATATCGATCCATAACATGGCCGCCTGGATGATCGACACGTTCGGCGACGACGACCAGCGCCAGCGCTTCCTGCCGAAGATTACCTCGATGGAATGGCTGGCAAGCTATGCGCTCACCGAACCGTCGGCGGGCTCCGACGCGGCCGCGCTGAAGACCCGCGCCGTGCGGGGCCCGGGCAACGGCGCTGACTACACGCTCAACGGCACCAAGCAGTTCATCTCGGGCGCTGGCGACAACGACGTCTATGTCGTCATGGCCCGCACCGGCGAGGACGGTCCCAAGGGCGTGTCGACCTTCGTCATCCCGAAGGACGCACCAGGCCTGAAGTTCGGTGCGCTGGAATCGAAGATGGGCTGGCATATGCAGCCGACGCGCCAGGTGATCTTCGAAGACTGCAAGGTGCCTGCCGAAAACCGGCTGGCGGCCGAAGGCATGGGCTTCCGCATTGCCATGGCCGGCCTCGACGGCGGCCGGCTCAATATCGCCGCCTGCTCGCTTGGCGGAGCCCAGTCGGCGCTCGACAAGGCGCTGCAATACGCATCCGAGCGCCAGGCGTTCGGCCAGGCCATCGACCGTTTCCAGTCGATGCAGTTCAGGCTCGCCGACATGGAGACGGAGCTTCAGGCGTCCCGCGTCTTCCTCTACGCGGCAGCCTCGAAGCTGGATGCCAAGGCGCATGACGCGGGCAAATGGTCCGCCATGGCCAAGCGCTTCGTCACCGACACCGGCTTCAAGGTGGCCAACGACGCCCTCCAGGTTCTGGGCGGCTACGGCTATCTGCACGACTACGGCGTCGAGAAGCTGGTGCGCGACCTGCGCGTCCACCAGATTCTCGAAGGCACCAACGAGATCATGCGCGTCATCATCGCGAGGCATTTGATCGGGCGGTGAATGGTGAATGGTGAATGGTGAAGGGTGAATGGCCGGGTTCGTCCAGCGCTGTCGAAAGTCAAGCGGACCTTTTCCTAGAGCCCATCATAGCTGCCGCCCCCCATTCACCATTCACCATTCACGCCACGCAGATTTCTGACCAGGAGGACATCGTGACATCCATCGCCTTCATCGGCCTCGGCAACATGGGCAACCCCATGGCGGCCAATCTCGTCAAGGCGGGCCACGCCGTGTTCGGCTTCGACCTCGTCCCGGCCAATCTTGACGCCGCGAGGAAGAACGGCGTCACGGTCATGGCCAACGCGCCCGCCGCCGTGAAGGACGCCGACATCGTGATCACCATGCTGCCGGCCGGCAAGCACGTCCTGTCCGTCTATGAGGACATTGCGACCAAGGCGAAGCCGGGCGCGCTGTTCATCGATTCGTCCACCATCGATGTCGATTCGGCACGCAAGGCCCATGCGATCGCGGCGAAACACGGCCTCCTGTCCATTGACGCGCCGGTGTCCGGCGGAACCGGCGGCGCCACGGCCGGCACGCTGACCTTCATGGCCGGCGGCTCGAAGGAAGCGTTCGCCAGAGCGGAGCCGATTCTGAAGCCGATGGCGGGCAAGATCGTCCATTGCGGCGACGCCGGCGCCGGCCAGGCCGCCAAGATCTGCAACAACATGATCCTCGGCATCTCGATGATCGGCGTCGGCGAGGCATTCGTTCTGGCCGAAAAGCTCGGCCTGTCGCATCAGGCGCTGTTCGACGTGGCGTCGACCTCCTCGGGCCAGTGCTGGTCGCTCACGACCTATTGCCCGGTTCCCGGCCCCGTCCCGACCTCGCCGGCAAATCGCGACTATAAGCCCGGTTTCGCCGCAGCGCTGATGCTGAAGGATCTGAAGCTCGCGCAGGAGGCCGCCTCCTCGTCGGGCGCGGTCACGCCGCTCGGAGCGGAAGCGGCGCAGCTTTACGCGCTCTTCGCGGCGCAGGGCGGTGGCGACGCCGATTTCTCGGGCATCATTCGCTTCCTGCGCGGCGAATGAGCGAGCTTTTCGGTTGCCTTAACGTAAGTATACGGAAATTAACGAAGAATCTTTCCCCGCGGACAAGAAAGATCGTCGATTCATCCTTTGCTAAGCACTCGATAACCGCCCGGTAACGATATCGCTCTAGAACGGATGGCGAGGCGGAGATCAACGACCCGCCCCGGTTCCGGATCAGGTCTCGCGTACCGGAACCCGAAGTTTTCGAGTATCGCGTTTCCTGCGTATCTGAGTATCGGCCGCGTCCTTCCGGAAGACCGGAGACGCGGCCTTTGCGCGTGTCGAGCTACCTTCGGACGCCATTGACAGGTCGACGTGCGCGTTCGAATCTGCACGTCGTTCCCCGCAGCGTCACCCCTTCGGCAGGAACTGCGGATCGACCGGCGGGCGCAGCGCGTTCGCCAGCCGGTTGGTCTCGTTCGCCTTGCCGGCCACCGCCAGAACCTCCATCAGCATCGCGTCGGTCATGCCCTTCGCCCGCGCCGAAGCCGTGTGCGAATAGGTGCAGTATTCGCAGCCATTGGTTGCCGAGACGGCGATGTAGATCAGTTCCTTGGTTAGCGGATCGAGCGCGCCAGGCCCCATGACCACCTTCAGCGCCTCCCATGTGCGCTTCAGGTTTGCCGGGTCATGCGCCAGCACC encodes the following:
- a CDS encoding AraC family transcriptional regulator, which gives rise to MDQTPPSTSSRPSVSGEIEILRRPARAGLASGIEEIIHYRETSPGLISQVETASLVVPLVISFGSPFSIGIGREPDASDAFGSFTSGLYAGPVFIRSVGKAECVQVNFTPLGAWRFFGVPMGEMAGRMIMLDDLGDRDLAELRIRLADLTDAGRRLDLAEAFVVDRMRRSMRHDSRMEAAYGMLIEGKGHLRVDRLADRLDISRKHLADRFRTTVGLPPKAVARIVRFRHAQTLARRGDGWADIAAACGYADQAHLAREFLELAGSTPTEWKNAA
- a CDS encoding VOC family protein, whose translation is MTNEAPRLYPTFRYHDAPRMIDWLCEAFGFAVDAKFMDGDKVGHAQLSFGSSAIMLGSVRDDEYGRMVGKPGGNGGKAVYVAVDDCDAAYAKAKAAGATILDEPRDRDYGSREFICADPEGNVWSFGTYRPKAGAKG
- a CDS encoding cobyric acid synthase — translated: MAKAVMLQGTGSDVGKTVLVAGLCRAAHRRGLRVLPFKPQNMSNNAAVAAHPDGGTGEIGRAQWLQALASGVAPTVDMNPVLLKPQSDVGAQVIVHGRVAGEAGARDYQDLKGRLMGAVMQSWEKLAADADLIVVEGAGSPAEINLRDRDIANMGFATRADVPVVLVGDIDRGGVIAAIAGTHLILPEEDRRMIAGFLVNKFRGDLSLFDDGLEAITRFTGWRSFGVVPWLREAALLPSEDAVVLDRRGGESGTAVKVAVPMLPRIANFDDLDPLRAEPGVEIIFVPPGSSLPADAALVVIPGSKATIADLASFRELGWERDLAAHVARGGHVLGLCGGYQMLGLTVRDPHGAEGDRQDAEGLGFLKVSTIMEPEKTVREVAGNSPAFDAGVSGYEIHLGRTFGPDCARPMTLLEGRSDGAISADGKIMGTYLHGLFGNSAFRRAFLARLGVQGGHFDHRQKVDDALDAIAAQLERCIDIDAILDTAR
- a CDS encoding acyl-CoA dehydrogenase family protein is translated as MDATVDRAPGQFELNADQRAIQEMTAAFAADRVAPNALEWDRKRYFPSDVVRETGALGLGGIYIRDDVGGSGLGRMDAVLIFEALARACPAFSAFISIHNMAAWMIDTFGDDDQRQRFLPKITSMEWLASYALTEPSAGSDAAALKTRAVRGPGNGADYTLNGTKQFISGAGDNDVYVVMARTGEDGPKGVSTFVIPKDAPGLKFGALESKMGWHMQPTRQVIFEDCKVPAENRLAAEGMGFRIAMAGLDGGRLNIAACSLGGAQSALDKALQYASERQAFGQAIDRFQSMQFRLADMETELQASRVFLYAAASKLDAKAHDAGKWSAMAKRFVTDTGFKVANDALQVLGGYGYLHDYGVEKLVRDLRVHQILEGTNEIMRVIIARHLIGR
- the mmsB gene encoding 3-hydroxyisobutyrate dehydrogenase; translated protein: MTSIAFIGLGNMGNPMAANLVKAGHAVFGFDLVPANLDAARKNGVTVMANAPAAVKDADIVITMLPAGKHVLSVYEDIATKAKPGALFIDSSTIDVDSARKAHAIAAKHGLLSIDAPVSGGTGGATAGTLTFMAGGSKEAFARAEPILKPMAGKIVHCGDAGAGQAAKICNNMILGISMIGVGEAFVLAEKLGLSHQALFDVASTSSGQCWSLTTYCPVPGPVPTSPANRDYKPGFAAALMLKDLKLAQEAASSSGAVTPLGAEAAQLYALFAAQGGGDADFSGIIRFLRGE
- a CDS encoding carboxymuconolactone decarboxylase family protein; translated protein: MSNPSIVPLVEYADASAEVRAVYDDIMATRKSDWINNFWKVLAHDPANLKRTWEALKVVMGPGALDPLTKELIYIAVSATNGCEYCTYSHTASARAKGMTDAMLMEVLAVAGKANETNRLANALRPPVDPQFLPKG